The sequence below is a genomic window from Deltaproteobacteria bacterium.
GGCTGGCCACGAACACCGCGAGCGCGGCGATCTCCTCGGGCGTCTCGAAGCGCTGCAACAGCGACGTCGGCCGCGCGTGCTGGAAGAACTCGCGCTCCACGTCGTGCGCGCTCTTCTTCTGCTGACTGGCCATCGCCGCGACGAAGTCGCCCACGCCTTCACTCTTGGTCGGCCCGGGCAGGATCGCGTTCACGGTCACGTTCGTGCCGCGCGTGGTCTCGGCGAGCCCCCGCGCCACCGCGAGCTGCGCGGTCTTGGTGGTGCCGTAGTGGATCATCTCCGCCGGAATCTGCAGGGCGCTCTCGCTGGAGATGAACTGGATGCGTCCCCAGTTGCGCTCGAGCATTCCCGGCAGATACGCGCGCGCGAGCCGCACGCCGGAGAGCACGTTCACCTCGAAGAAGCGCATCCAATCCGCGTCGGGAATCTCGGCGAACGGCTTGGGCTCGAAGATGCCCACGTTGTTCACCAGCACGTCGAGCTCGGGCACGCGCTGCACCGCCTTCGCGCACCCCTCGGCCGTCCCCAGATCCGCAACAAGCGCGTGGACCTTCGCGTTCGCGCGGCGCTCCTTCACGTGCCTCACGGCGTCGCTCGCGCGCGCCTCGGTGCGGCCGTTGATCCACACCTCGGCGCCCTCGCCCGCCAGCGCCTCCGCGATCGCGAAGCCGATGCCCGCCGTCGAGCCGCTCACCAGCGCGCGCTTGCCCTGAAGCTGCAGATCCATGCCTGCCTCCCGGAAGAGCCGGGAAGGTAATGCGCGCACGCGCTCGGTTCACGCCGATGCGAGCAGCGCCGAGATCGCCTCTTCCGCGCGCAACAGCGGCGCGGCCTCGCGGTGCGCCTTCGACAAGAGAAGCGCGCCCTCGATGATGGCCAGCACGTTCGCGGCCGTGGCATTCGCGCGCTTGGGCGGCATGCCCTCCGACTGCAGGCGCTTGGCGAGCTCGCCTTCCCAGCTGCGAAATACCGTCGCACAGGCGTCGAGGAGCTCCACCGGACCTGCGCCGGCCTCGAGAGACACCGTGGCGATCGGACATCCACGAAGAAAGCCGCTCTTCTTGAGCTGCTTCGCGAACATCTCGCAGAGCGAGCGCAGCCCGGCCTCGACCGTCGGCTGGCGATCCAGGATCGCTTCGAGCGTCGTGCCGAGCTCCGCACCCAGCGCCTGGACGGCCTCGACCGCGAGCTCCAGCTTGCCGCCCGGGAAGTGGAAGTAGAGCGAGCCGCGCGGCGCGCCGCTCTCGGCCAGCACCTGGTTCATCCCCGTGGCGTGGAAGCCCTGGGTCACCAGGAGGCGGGCGGTGGTCTCGACGATCTTCTTTCGGGTCTGTCCGCGGGGGGCCATGGGCTTGCCAAACTAGGTAGACCGGTCTAGTCATAGTGTATCCCCGGTTCGCCGGGTCCACAAGCGAGGCTTCCATGGCCGAGGACGTTCGCTTCCCCGCTCGCGATGGACGAATGCTGGCGGGCACCCTCTTTCCTGCCGAGAAGCCTGTGGGCACCGTGGTCGTCGCTTCGGCCATGGGCGTGCCGCGAAGGCTCTACAAGGCCTTCTCCGAGCACCTCGCCGAGAAGGGGCTCACCGCCCTCACCTTCGACTACCGGGGCATCGGCGACTCGCGCGAGGGCTCGCTCCGCGGCTTCGACGCGCGCCTGCACCAGTGGGGCGAGCTCGACCTCGCCGGCGCCCTCGACTGGCTCCGCGCCCAACAGCCCGACTTGCCGCTGCAGCTCGTGACCCACAGCGTGGGCGGGCAGATCTTCGGGCTCATCGAGGACGCGAAGGTGGAAGGCGCGGTCTTCATCGCCTCGCAGAGCGGCTCGTGGCGTCTCTGGCACGGCTTGGCGCGTGCGGGGATGTTCGCGGTGTGGCACCTGCTCCTGCCCGGGTTCGCGAAGACGCTCGGCTACGTCCCCATGAAGGCGTTCGGCCAGGGCGAGGACCTGCCCGGCGGCGTGGCCGCGCAGTGGGCCGAGTGGGGCCGACAGGATGACTACGTGTGGAGCTACGCGCGTCCGCGCGGCGGGCTGGGCTTCTCGCGATGGTCCGGGCCCTTGCGCGCGTACGCCATCGCCGACGACGCGTACGCGCCGCGGCCCGGCGTGGAAGCGCTGGTGGCCATGTACAGCAAGGCCGAGACCGAGCTGCGCGTGGTGAAGCCCGCGGACATCGGCGCCAAGAGCATTGGACACTTTGGAGTCTTCAAGCCCCAGTTTCGCGACAGCATCTGGAGCGAGATCCGCGATACCTTGCTCGGCCGACTCACGCCCGGCGCGCACGCCGCATAGAGAGACAATATGGAATTCAAATCTTTGAAGATCGAGAAGCACGAGCACGTCGCCGAGCTCGTCTTGCAGGGCCCGGGCAAGGGCAACGCCATGGGCCCGGACTTCTGGCGCGAGATGCCGCAAGCGATCGCCGCGCTCGATGCGGATTCCGACGTTCGCGTGATCCTCGTGCGCGGCGAGGGCAAGCACTTCAGCTACGGGCTGGACCTGGCGGCGATGATGGAGTCGCTCGGGCCGGTGATCGTCGGCGAGAACACGGCCAAGGAGCGCACGGCGCTCTTGAAGCTCATCACCGAGATGCAGAAGGCCACCGAGGGCCTGGCGCGCACGCCCAAGCCGGTGATCGCCGCCATCCACGGCTGGTGCATCGGCGGCGCGGTGAACCTGATTGCCTCCTGCGACATCCGCTACGCCAGCGCCGACGCGAAGTTCTCCCTGCGCGAGGCGCGCGTGGGAATCGTGGCCGACATGGGCGCGCTGCAGCGGCTGCCGCACATCATCGGCCAGGGCAACGCGCGCGAGCTCGCGTTCCTGGCGCACGACATCGACGCCGAGCGTGCGCGGGGCATGCACCTGGTGAACGAGGTCTTCGCCACGCCTGAGGCCATGCTCGAGGCAGCGCGCGCGCGGGCGGCGGCCATCGCTGCGAATCCGCCGTTGGTGGTGCAAGGCTGCAAGCAGGTGCTCGAGTACTGCGCCGACAAGACCATCGAGGACGGCCTGCGCTTCGTGGCGGTGTGGAACTCGGCGTTCCTGCAGTCGAAGGATCTCGCGGAGGCCTTCGCCGCGTTCGCCGAGAAGCGGCCGCCGAAGTTCGAAGGCCACTGACTCGATAAAACAGTTTGGTTACATGAAGCCGACGCCCACGCCGACCCAGGGCAGGTAGCCCACGCCGCTCGTCTCCTGCTTCGTCTGCGGATCGGTCGAGTCGTAGTGCACCCACACCACGGCCGCGTCGAGACGCACGGTCACGCGGTTGAGGAAGAGCGGCCCCACCTTCTCACCGCCGCCGAGCTGCCAGCGCACGCCGGTGGTGCCGAGCACGGGCCGCAGCGAGGTCCAGGGGAAGCTCTCCATCGCCAGCGCGCTGTGCGGCCCGAGCGCATACGACCCGGACACGAACGGCTCCACCTGCGTTGGCACGTGCTGAATCGACGTCGTCTTGGCCGCGGCACCGCCGCCGCCGCTCGCGCTGCTGCCACCGGCGCCGCCGCCCACGATCACGCCCGCGAGCTCCGCCGACTGCGGCAGGAAGTTGTGGTTGTCGAAGACGTACGTGCCGAGCGTGAGCTGCCCGTGGCCGAGGTGCTTGGTGGCCTCGGCGCTGAAGACATTGAACTGCGCGTGCACGTCCGCCACGCCCACGCCGCCCGCCACACCGAAGCCGTCGCCGCCCACGCCGCCGCCCACGCCTGCTCCCACGGCGGCGAGGTTGGCGATGAGGCAGTCGTACGAGACCGCGATCGACGGACGAACGTTGGATTCGTCGAGCACGCGGACCTTCACGCCGAGGTCGAGGACGCTCGCGAGCGCCGCCACGCCGCCCGCGCCGCCGATGATTGCGCCGGGCAACGGGAGACCGCCGCCAGCAGGCACCGCCATCGGCAACCCGCCGCCCCAGACGTCGAGCTGCACGCGATCGCTCACACCGCCCGCGAGCCGGAAGGCGAGCACCTCGTCGTCGCTGAGCTCGAGCTCGCCTGGCCGCAGGGTGACCGCGGTGGGCGTGAGGATGAGCCGCTCATCCGACGCGCGCCGCACCACGACATCGCCGCGCGCGTACGCCTGGTCCACCGCGCCCGCGAGCGCGTGACCCGCGTTGGGCGCCGCGTCGGCGGGCCGACCGGCCGCGTCCCAACGCACGTGCCCGAGCCGATCACCATCGGGCCCGGTGAGCTCGCCCTGTACCACCAGGCGACCCGAACGATCGTCGGCGAACTGCACGTTCACGGGAACGATGTCGTTGGCCTTCGCATCGTTCGCGTGCGGCTCGCTCGCCTTCTCCACATGGAGCGCGAGGTGCAGCGCGTTGGGATCACCCGCGAGCGCCGGCTGCAGGCCACGGTCGTTGACGAGCGCGGCCGCGGCGCCGTCGCGCAGAAGATCGTGCAGCGCGGGATCGCCGGCGCCATCGACGTCGATCTGAACAGCGCGCGTGTCGTAGCGGCCGAGCCCCGAGACGTCGGAGCGCAACGGCGCGCTCGCGCAGCCCAGCGCGCTCATCACGACGAATCCGGCCATCGATTTCCACATGGCGACCTCGCTGCACAGAGGGACAGCGCTGCCGGCCAGGATGATCACTTTTTCTCGGGTGACGCGCCAAGGGGCTCAAGCACCTGGAATTCCGGGGCGAACCAATGAGGTCGGGGCTGGAAGCCCCTCCAACATCCACCACTGATCATGCGTCGTCGAGACTGCGCCCTCGGGAGGACTCGAACCTCCACACATCCGCTTAGAAGGCGGGTGCGCTCTCCAATTGCGCCACGAGGGCAAGGCTTGGCTCGCTTGAACGAGCCGTGAACCGCAGAGGTCTCGATATATCTAGCGATATATCTCATC
It includes:
- a CDS encoding alpha/beta fold hydrolase; protein product: MAEDVRFPARDGRMLAGTLFPAEKPVGTVVVASAMGVPRRLYKAFSEHLAEKGLTALTFDYRGIGDSREGSLRGFDARLHQWGELDLAGALDWLRAQQPDLPLQLVTHSVGGQIFGLIEDAKVEGAVFIASQSGSWRLWHGLARAGMFAVWHLLLPGFAKTLGYVPMKAFGQGEDLPGGVAAQWAEWGRQDDYVWSYARPRGGLGFSRWSGPLRAYAIADDAYAPRPGVEALVAMYSKAETELRVVKPADIGAKSIGHFGVFKPQFRDSIWSEIRDTLLGRLTPGAHAA
- a CDS encoding SDR family oxidoreductase, whose product is MDLQLQGKRALVSGSTAGIGFAIAEALAGEGAEVWINGRTEARASDAVRHVKERRANAKVHALVADLGTAEGCAKAVQRVPELDVLVNNVGIFEPKPFAEIPDADWMRFFEVNVLSGVRLARAYLPGMLERNWGRIQFISSESALQIPAEMIHYGTTKTAQLAVARGLAETTRGTNVTVNAILPGPTKSEGVGDFVAAMASQQKKSAHDVEREFFQHARPTSLLQRFETPEEIAALAVFVASPRASGINGAALRVDGGVVRAIG
- a CDS encoding TetR/AcrR family transcriptional regulator, translating into MAPRGQTRKKIVETTARLLVTQGFHATGMNQVLAESGAPRGSLYFHFPGGKLELAVEAVQALGAELGTTLEAILDRQPTVEAGLRSLCEMFAKQLKKSGFLRGCPIATVSLEAGAGPVELLDACATVFRSWEGELAKRLQSEGMPPKRANATAANVLAIIEGALLLSKAHREAAPLLRAEEAISALLASA
- a CDS encoding crotonase/enoyl-CoA hydratase family protein — its product is MEFKSLKIEKHEHVAELVLQGPGKGNAMGPDFWREMPQAIAALDADSDVRVILVRGEGKHFSYGLDLAAMMESLGPVIVGENTAKERTALLKLITEMQKATEGLARTPKPVIAAIHGWCIGGAVNLIASCDIRYASADAKFSLREARVGIVADMGALQRLPHIIGQGNARELAFLAHDIDAERARGMHLVNEVFATPEAMLEAARARAAAIAANPPLVVQGCKQVLEYCADKTIEDGLRFVAVWNSAFLQSKDLAEAFAAFAEKRPPKFEGH